From Sceloporus undulatus isolate JIND9_A2432 ecotype Alabama chromosome 6, SceUnd_v1.1, whole genome shotgun sequence, one genomic window encodes:
- the BNIP2 gene encoding BCL2/adenovirus E1B 19 kDa protein-interacting protein 2 isoform X3 gives MEGVELKEEWQDEDFPRPLPEDDHIEDLPDPSGTGDQPEVNGNKVKKKLMAPNINLTLDHSEGSILSDLDDSKDIDLDDIDTPSENSNEFEWEDDLPKPKTTDVIRKGSFSEYAASDEKEEERRWRMFRIGDQDHRVDMKAIEPYKKVISHGGYYGDGLNAIVVFAVCFMPEGGQPNYRYLMDNLFKYVIGTLELLVAENYMIVYLNGATTRRKMPSLGWLRKCYQQIDRSSKFSQKIKYVFTLAELAEIIPMEYVGIPECIKQYEEEKFKKKAKRIDQELNGKQEQKTEQ, from the exons ATGGAAGGAGTTGAGCTGAAGGAGGAGTGGCAAGATGAAGATTTTCCAAG ACCTCTACCAGAAGATGATCATATTGAAGATTTGCCAGATCCCTCTGGAACAGGGGACCAACCTG AAGTGAATGGCAACAAAGTTAAGAAGAAACTTATGGCTCCAAATATAAATTTAACTCTGGATCACAGTGAGGGATCGATTTTGTCTGACTTAGATGACAGCAAAGATATCGATCTGGATGATATAGACACACCATCTGAAAACAGTAATGAATTTGAATGGGAAG ATGATCTTCCAAAGCCCAAAACTACTGATGTAATTAGAAAAGGATCGTTTTCAGAATATGCGGCATCtgatgaaaaagaggaggaaaggcggTGGCGAATGTTCCGGATTGGAGATCAAGATCATAGAGTAGACATGAAGGCTATTGAGCCCTATAAGAAGGTTATCAGTCATGGAG GTTATTATGGTGATGGATTAAATGCAATTGTTGTGTTTGCAGTTTGCTTCATGCCAGAAGGTGGTCAGCCAAACTACAGATACTTAATGGATAATTTGTTTAA ATATGTTATTGGCACGCTAGAACTGTTAGTTGCTGAAAACTATATGATTGTTTATCTAAATGGTGCAACAACACGGCGGAAGATGCCTAGTCTAGGATGGCTCAGGAAGTGTTACCAGCAGATTGATAGGAG CTCAAAATTCAGCCAAAAAATCAAGTATGTCTTCACTTTGGCAGAGCTGGCTGAAATCATCCCCATGGAATACGTTGGCATCCCTGAATGCATAAAACA gtatgaagaagaaaaatttaaaaagaaagccaaaag AATTGACCAGGAACTTAATGGAAAAcaggagcagaagacagaacagTAG
- the BNIP2 gene encoding BCL2/adenovirus E1B 19 kDa protein-interacting protein 2 isoform X4 translates to MEGVELKEEWQDEDFPRPLPEDDHIEDLPDPSGTGDQPEVNGNKVKKKLMAPNINLTLDHSEGSILSDLDDSKDIDLDDIDTPSENSNEFEWEDDLPKPKTTDVIRKGSFSEYAASDEKEEERRWRMFRIGDQDHRVDMKAIEPYKKVISHGGYYGDGLNAIVVFAVCFMPEGGQPNYRYLMDNLFKYVIGTLELLVAENYMIVYLNGATTRRKMPSLGWLRKCYQQIDRSSKFSQKIKYVFTLAELAEIIPMEYVGIPECIKQIDQELNGKQEQKTEQ, encoded by the exons ATGGAAGGAGTTGAGCTGAAGGAGGAGTGGCAAGATGAAGATTTTCCAAG ACCTCTACCAGAAGATGATCATATTGAAGATTTGCCAGATCCCTCTGGAACAGGGGACCAACCTG AAGTGAATGGCAACAAAGTTAAGAAGAAACTTATGGCTCCAAATATAAATTTAACTCTGGATCACAGTGAGGGATCGATTTTGTCTGACTTAGATGACAGCAAAGATATCGATCTGGATGATATAGACACACCATCTGAAAACAGTAATGAATTTGAATGGGAAG ATGATCTTCCAAAGCCCAAAACTACTGATGTAATTAGAAAAGGATCGTTTTCAGAATATGCGGCATCtgatgaaaaagaggaggaaaggcggTGGCGAATGTTCCGGATTGGAGATCAAGATCATAGAGTAGACATGAAGGCTATTGAGCCCTATAAGAAGGTTATCAGTCATGGAG GTTATTATGGTGATGGATTAAATGCAATTGTTGTGTTTGCAGTTTGCTTCATGCCAGAAGGTGGTCAGCCAAACTACAGATACTTAATGGATAATTTGTTTAA ATATGTTATTGGCACGCTAGAACTGTTAGTTGCTGAAAACTATATGATTGTTTATCTAAATGGTGCAACAACACGGCGGAAGATGCCTAGTCTAGGATGGCTCAGGAAGTGTTACCAGCAGATTGATAGGAG CTCAAAATTCAGCCAAAAAATCAAGTATGTCTTCACTTTGGCAGAGCTGGCTGAAATCATCCCCATGGAATACGTTGGCATCCCTGAATGCATAAAACA AATTGACCAGGAACTTAATGGAAAAcaggagcagaagacagaacagTAG
- the BNIP2 gene encoding BCL2/adenovirus E1B 19 kDa protein-interacting protein 2 isoform X2, whose translation MEGVELKEEWQDEDFPRPLPEDDHIEDLPDPSGTGDQPEVNGNKVKKKLMAPNINLTLDHSEGSILSDLDDSKDIDLDDIDTPSENSNEFEWEDDLPKPKTTDVIRKGSFSEYAASDEKEEERRWRMFRIGDQDHRVDMKAIEPYKKVISHGGYYGDGLNAIVVFAVCFMPEGGQPNYRYLMDNLFKYVIGTLELLVAENYMIVYLNGATTRRKMPSLGWLRKCYQQIDRRLRKNLKSLIIVHPSWFIRTLLAITKPFISSKFSQKIKYVFTLAELAEIIPMEYVGIPECIKQIDQELNGKQEQKTEQ comes from the exons ATGGAAGGAGTTGAGCTGAAGGAGGAGTGGCAAGATGAAGATTTTCCAAG ACCTCTACCAGAAGATGATCATATTGAAGATTTGCCAGATCCCTCTGGAACAGGGGACCAACCTG AAGTGAATGGCAACAAAGTTAAGAAGAAACTTATGGCTCCAAATATAAATTTAACTCTGGATCACAGTGAGGGATCGATTTTGTCTGACTTAGATGACAGCAAAGATATCGATCTGGATGATATAGACACACCATCTGAAAACAGTAATGAATTTGAATGGGAAG ATGATCTTCCAAAGCCCAAAACTACTGATGTAATTAGAAAAGGATCGTTTTCAGAATATGCGGCATCtgatgaaaaagaggaggaaaggcggTGGCGAATGTTCCGGATTGGAGATCAAGATCATAGAGTAGACATGAAGGCTATTGAGCCCTATAAGAAGGTTATCAGTCATGGAG GTTATTATGGTGATGGATTAAATGCAATTGTTGTGTTTGCAGTTTGCTTCATGCCAGAAGGTGGTCAGCCAAACTACAGATACTTAATGGATAATTTGTTTAA ATATGTTATTGGCACGCTAGAACTGTTAGTTGCTGAAAACTATATGATTGTTTATCTAAATGGTGCAACAACACGGCGGAAGATGCCTAGTCTAGGATGGCTCAGGAAGTGTTACCAGCAGATTGATAGGAG GTTAAGGAAAAACCTGAAATCATTAATTATAGTTCATCCTTCCTGGTTCATTAGGACGCTTCTGGCGATCACAAAACCTTTTATTAG CTCAAAATTCAGCCAAAAAATCAAGTATGTCTTCACTTTGGCAGAGCTGGCTGAAATCATCCCCATGGAATACGTTGGCATCCCTGAATGCATAAAACA AATTGACCAGGAACTTAATGGAAAAcaggagcagaagacagaacagTAG
- the BNIP2 gene encoding BCL2/adenovirus E1B 19 kDa protein-interacting protein 2 isoform X1, whose product MEGVELKEEWQDEDFPRPLPEDDHIEDLPDPSGTGDQPEVNGNKVKKKLMAPNINLTLDHSEGSILSDLDDSKDIDLDDIDTPSENSNEFEWEDDLPKPKTTDVIRKGSFSEYAASDEKEEERRWRMFRIGDQDHRVDMKAIEPYKKVISHGGYYGDGLNAIVVFAVCFMPEGGQPNYRYLMDNLFKYVIGTLELLVAENYMIVYLNGATTRRKMPSLGWLRKCYQQIDRRLRKNLKSLIIVHPSWFIRTLLAITKPFISSKFSQKIKYVFTLAELAEIIPMEYVGIPECIKQYEEEKFKKKAKRIDQELNGKQEQKTEQ is encoded by the exons ATGGAAGGAGTTGAGCTGAAGGAGGAGTGGCAAGATGAAGATTTTCCAAG ACCTCTACCAGAAGATGATCATATTGAAGATTTGCCAGATCCCTCTGGAACAGGGGACCAACCTG AAGTGAATGGCAACAAAGTTAAGAAGAAACTTATGGCTCCAAATATAAATTTAACTCTGGATCACAGTGAGGGATCGATTTTGTCTGACTTAGATGACAGCAAAGATATCGATCTGGATGATATAGACACACCATCTGAAAACAGTAATGAATTTGAATGGGAAG ATGATCTTCCAAAGCCCAAAACTACTGATGTAATTAGAAAAGGATCGTTTTCAGAATATGCGGCATCtgatgaaaaagaggaggaaaggcggTGGCGAATGTTCCGGATTGGAGATCAAGATCATAGAGTAGACATGAAGGCTATTGAGCCCTATAAGAAGGTTATCAGTCATGGAG GTTATTATGGTGATGGATTAAATGCAATTGTTGTGTTTGCAGTTTGCTTCATGCCAGAAGGTGGTCAGCCAAACTACAGATACTTAATGGATAATTTGTTTAA ATATGTTATTGGCACGCTAGAACTGTTAGTTGCTGAAAACTATATGATTGTTTATCTAAATGGTGCAACAACACGGCGGAAGATGCCTAGTCTAGGATGGCTCAGGAAGTGTTACCAGCAGATTGATAGGAG GTTAAGGAAAAACCTGAAATCATTAATTATAGTTCATCCTTCCTGGTTCATTAGGACGCTTCTGGCGATCACAAAACCTTTTATTAG CTCAAAATTCAGCCAAAAAATCAAGTATGTCTTCACTTTGGCAGAGCTGGCTGAAATCATCCCCATGGAATACGTTGGCATCCCTGAATGCATAAAACA gtatgaagaagaaaaatttaaaaagaaagccaaaag AATTGACCAGGAACTTAATGGAAAAcaggagcagaagacagaacagTAG
- the GTF2A2 gene encoding transcription initiation factor IIA subunit 2 produces MAYQLYRNTTLGNSLQESLDELIQSQQITPQLALQVLLQFDKAINAALAQRARNRVNFRGSLNTYRFCDNVWTFVLNDVEFREVTELVKVDKVKIVACDGKNTGSNAAE; encoded by the exons ATGGCTTACCAGCTGTATAGAAACACCACATTGGGGAACAGTCTTCAGGAAAGCCTGGATGAGCTCATACAG TCTCAACAGATCACCCCACAGCTGGCCCTCCAAGTACTACTTCAGTTTGACAAAGCTATCAATGCTGCATTGGCACAGCGGGCCAGAAACAGAGTCAATTTCAGG GGCTCTCTCAACACATACAGATTTTGTGACAACGTCTGGACTTTTGTACTAAACGATGTTGAATTCAGAGAGGTCACTGAGCTGGTGAAAGTGGACAAAGTGAAAATTGTAGCCTGTGATGGAAAAA atACCGGTTCCAATGCTGCTGAGTGA